One window of the Candidatus Phycorickettsia trachydisci genome contains the following:
- the dnaX gene encoding DNA polymerase III subunit gamma/tau: MRKSYLPLARKYRPTIFPDIIGQEVFTKVLSYCIQEEKLAHSFLFTGIRGIGKTTSARIVAQTINCSETRLQDGVIVSCRKCTNCISIQNQSHPDVIELDAASYTSVDNIRDIIEKSVYLPVMGKYKVFIIDEAHMLSKSAFNALLKILEEPPAQVVFMLLTTEPNKIPLTVASRCQKFNLRRLGLNDLVKLLDKVCKSENIVYEKGALELIAYKADGSARDGLVLLEQSWNLASRNHGKITNKLLEDILDLSYTSYAINFIDFIIKKDITAALDLAKNLYDRNFDFASLLDAIIDTLTCLTKISFVPNYDIGFYKHYEADLKKLLDGSDIGYLTALWQIFNKGLPDLASGKSSLMYFEMLLIKAMYSRSMPRPTNTAKTETTPKQEKPKVVVEQKPLELKQEVQEDQLVEEDFVDFIRYTCAKTLFDLYHFLMNECEAVEFSRSAAKFAAVNISAEIKNKLTKALGSWEKDLKVTFINKVKITSFNEKLKTDLKKDKQFQFVQSIFPEVEIKEIVLDKVSK; the protein is encoded by the coding sequence ATGCGTAAATCTTATTTGCCTTTAGCTCGTAAGTATAGACCTACTATTTTTCCAGATATAATAGGACAGGAAGTTTTCACAAAGGTCTTAAGCTACTGCATACAAGAAGAAAAACTTGCGCATAGCTTTCTATTTACAGGTATAAGAGGCATAGGCAAGACAACCTCCGCAAGGATTGTAGCACAAACAATTAACTGCTCTGAGACAAGATTGCAAGATGGAGTTATAGTTAGTTGTCGAAAATGCACAAATTGTATTTCAATTCAAAACCAATCTCATCCAGATGTAATTGAATTAGATGCTGCAAGCTATACAAGCGTTGATAACATAAGAGATATAATAGAAAAGTCTGTATATTTGCCCGTGATGGGTAAATATAAGGTGTTTATCATTGATGAAGCACATATGCTCTCCAAAAGCGCCTTTAATGCTTTGCTAAAAATATTAGAAGAGCCACCAGCGCAAGTAGTCTTTATGCTACTGACAACTGAGCCAAATAAAATCCCACTAACAGTTGCCTCTCGTTGTCAAAAATTCAATTTAAGAAGACTTGGACTAAATGACTTGGTCAAACTTTTGGATAAAGTATGTAAGTCTGAAAATATCGTTTACGAAAAAGGAGCTTTAGAATTAATTGCATATAAAGCAGATGGTTCTGCAAGGGATGGCTTAGTATTATTAGAGCAATCATGGAATCTGGCATCTAGAAATCACGGCAAAATAACTAATAAGCTGCTTGAAGATATACTGGATTTGTCTTACACAAGCTATGCAATAAACTTCATAGATTTTATTATAAAAAAAGATATTACTGCTGCTTTAGATCTTGCGAAAAATCTATATGACCGCAATTTTGATTTTGCAAGCTTATTAGATGCAATCATAGATACCCTCACCTGCCTTACCAAAATCTCATTTGTACCAAACTATGACATCGGCTTTTATAAGCATTATGAGGCTGATTTAAAAAAACTTTTAGATGGTAGTGATATAGGTTACTTAACAGCTTTGTGGCAGATTTTCAATAAAGGTCTACCAGATCTTGCTAGCGGAAAAAGCAGTTTGATGTATTTTGAAATGCTACTGATTAAGGCCATGTATTCTAGGTCTATGCCCAGGCCAACTAATACAGCAAAAACTGAGACGACTCCCAAACAAGAAAAGCCCAAAGTAGTTGTGGAACAAAAGCCTTTAGAACTGAAGCAAGAGGTGCAAGAAGACCAATTGGTAGAGGAAGATTTTGTGGATTTCATCCGCTATACCTGCGCTAAAACGCTATTCGATCTGTATCACTTTCTCATGAACGAGTGTGAAGCGGTTGAGTTTAGCAGAAGTGCTGCTAAATTTGCCGCTGTTAATATTAGTGCAGAGATAAAAAATAAATTAACTAAAGCTCTTGGTTCTTGGGAAAAAGACCTAAAGGTTACCTTTATTAATAAGGTAAAAATCACTTCGTTTAATGAGAAACTTAAAACAGATTTAAAAAAGGATAAACAATTCCAGTTTGTCCAATCAATTTTTCCAGAAGTCGAAATTAAAGAAATAGTATTAGATAAAGTCTCCAAATAA
- the terL gene encoding phage terminase large subunit, which yields MNKKLLLEAILRSDIKSFIWKVFDTINPGISISNAWYIDLMADYLEDVIKGRHKRLIINIPPRCLKSICISVALPAWILGIDPSKRIIVASYSQALSTKHSLDCRAIMQTKWYKELFSNTILSTTCNTKTKFMTSKYGFRLATSVGGSITGEGADILIVDDPHNPTFVHSDKLRTKTCNWFEQTFTSRLNDQNKGAIILVMQRLHEKDLSAYLLKRTSWRLLKIPAISDQDQQFSSSKKSYIFTKGTSIDPLRLPLELLDKLKQEMGIANFRAQYLQDPEKATCGMLKKSEIRFYDEMPQFEAIYQSWDTAIKVNHLSDYSVCTTWGVCQNKYYLIDFLSDKLEYSYLKDAMIRLARKWQPKIILIEDKASGQSLIQDLKLEKFHNILPKKPKTDKITRFATILPFFTLEQILLPKESSWVDEVIEQITSFPDTRHDDIVDSISQFFIYIKQQQLNSSVPRFRSI from the coding sequence ATGAATAAAAAACTGCTTTTAGAAGCAATATTGCGTAGTGATATCAAAAGCTTTATCTGGAAAGTATTTGATACGATTAACCCAGGGATAAGCATTAGCAATGCGTGGTATATTGATCTGATGGCTGATTATTTGGAAGATGTTATTAAAGGCAGGCATAAGAGACTTATTATTAATATTCCTCCTAGATGCCTTAAATCTATTTGTATTAGCGTTGCACTGCCAGCTTGGATTTTGGGTATTGATCCTAGTAAGAGAATTATTGTTGCAAGCTATTCTCAAGCTTTAAGTACTAAACATTCATTGGACTGCAGAGCTATTATGCAAACCAAGTGGTATAAAGAACTTTTTTCAAATACCATTCTATCTACTACCTGTAACACTAAGACAAAATTTATGACCAGCAAATATGGTTTTAGGCTGGCAACATCTGTAGGTGGTTCGATTACGGGTGAGGGGGCTGATATATTGATTGTAGATGACCCACATAATCCGACTTTCGTGCACTCAGATAAACTAAGAACAAAAACTTGTAATTGGTTCGAGCAAACATTTACTAGCCGTCTCAATGATCAGAATAAAGGTGCAATTATATTGGTGATGCAGCGTCTTCATGAGAAAGACTTAAGTGCTTACTTATTGAAAAGAACAAGTTGGAGATTATTAAAAATACCAGCCATCAGCGATCAAGATCAACAATTTAGCTCATCTAAAAAATCTTACATATTTACAAAAGGTACTTCAATCGATCCTCTAAGGCTACCTTTAGAGCTGTTAGACAAACTTAAACAAGAAATGGGCATAGCAAACTTTAGAGCCCAATATTTGCAAGATCCAGAAAAAGCTACGTGCGGTATGCTTAAAAAATCTGAAATTAGGTTTTATGATGAAATGCCTCAATTTGAAGCAATATACCAAAGCTGGGATACAGCAATTAAGGTTAATCACTTGTCTGATTATTCAGTCTGTACTACTTGGGGGGTATGTCAAAATAAATATTATCTTATTGACTTTTTGTCTGATAAGCTTGAGTACTCATACCTTAAAGATGCTATGATACGTTTAGCAAGAAAATGGCAGCCAAAGATTATCTTGATTGAAGATAAAGCAAGCGGTCAGTCTCTTATTCAAGACTTAAAACTAGAAAAATTCCATAATATTCTTCCTAAAAAGCCTAAAACTGATAAAATCACGCGCTTTGCTACAATTTTGCCTTTTTTCACGCTAGAGCAAATACTCCTGCCAAAAGAAAGTAGTTGGGTTGATGAAGTTATCGAGCAAATTACATCTTTTCCAGATACGCGGCATGATGATATAGTAGATTCCATCAGTCAGTTTTTTATTTATATAAAACAACAACAGCTAAATTCATCAGTACCGCGTTTTAGATCTATATGA
- a CDS encoding 3'(2'),5'-bisphosphate nucleotidase CysQ produces MVLDFEAIISLLEEGGQIATSMQHNLEVKRKSDGSFVTNADIKVSDFITENLSKITPTIPVISEEDHSIHFVGKKFWLLDPIDGTKHYVKGKDNYAINLALVDKHVPIIGFVYHPATKTLFFNNEDKVKKIVNGKESIIQPVEGKLKILMPDNQKNSAKIYERPDLFAQVPPSSNANRLAMVINGDIDVYYVSKMLMEWDTAAAHSILQQIGGDIMDKQGNTLVYGKPLFGNSDLIVCSKRAMDNKEMILRFA; encoded by the coding sequence ATGGTATTAGATTTTGAAGCTATTATTAGTTTACTAGAAGAAGGAGGGCAAATTGCTACAAGCATGCAACATAACTTAGAGGTCAAGCGTAAATCTGATGGTAGTTTTGTTACCAACGCCGATATCAAGGTAAGCGACTTCATCACCGAAAATTTATCTAAAATTACCCCCACAATTCCAGTGATCTCGGAAGAAGATCATAGCATTCATTTTGTTGGTAAAAAGTTTTGGCTTTTAGACCCAATAGATGGTACAAAGCATTATGTAAAAGGTAAGGATAATTATGCTATTAACCTTGCATTAGTCGATAAACACGTACCTATTATTGGATTTGTCTATCACCCTGCAACAAAAACTCTATTTTTCAATAATGAAGATAAAGTGAAAAAGATTGTCAATGGCAAAGAATCCATAATTCAGCCAGTTGAAGGAAAGTTAAAGATTTTAATGCCCGATAATCAAAAAAATAGCGCCAAAATTTACGAACGCCCAGACTTATTTGCCCAAGTCCCACCCTCCTCTAATGCAAATAGATTAGCAATGGTTATCAATGGAGATATAGACGTTTATTATGTATCTAAAATGCTAATGGAATGGGATACCGCTGCTGCGCATAGCATACTGCAGCAGATAGGGGGAGATATCATGGATAAACAGGGAAACACGCTTGTGTATGGCAAACCTTTGTTCGGCAATTCAGATCTGATAGTATGTAGTAAGAGGGCTATGGATAATAAAGAAATGATATTGAGATTTGCATGA
- a CDS encoding sugar phosphate nucleotidyltransferase, with the protein MIDTLLIYAAGFGKRMMPLTQNCPKPLLAIAGKPMLYHCLDLATKFPFKKIYINSHYLADQISEAVNTYKKQYQGTAEINVLHEEVICETGGTIKKFYDLLRDQEAIFTINSDSLITTQGNIWQEMLEKWDPQKMDFLICISPLERCYGSVGKGDFDIDTQGKLNRDNPQRAFMSCGLQIIKPSLIAIYPDDIFSLSKYYLYPSISLYGHENSGHFYHVSNPEDYENISEIIK; encoded by the coding sequence ATGATAGATACATTATTAATATATGCCGCAGGTTTTGGCAAACGTATGATGCCCTTAACACAAAATTGCCCTAAACCATTACTTGCAATTGCAGGCAAACCAATGCTATACCACTGCCTTGATTTAGCCACAAAATTTCCATTTAAAAAAATATACATCAATTCCCATTATTTAGCTGATCAAATTAGCGAAGCTGTAAATACCTATAAAAAACAATACCAAGGGACTGCGGAAATTAACGTTTTGCATGAAGAAGTAATATGTGAAACTGGGGGCACAATCAAAAAGTTTTATGACCTTCTCAGAGATCAAGAGGCAATTTTTACCATAAATAGCGACTCCCTTATTACTACTCAAGGCAATATATGGCAAGAGATGCTTGAAAAATGGGATCCACAAAAAATGGATTTTCTAATTTGTATCAGTCCTTTAGAGAGGTGCTATGGGTCGGTCGGTAAAGGTGATTTTGACATAGATACTCAAGGCAAGTTAAATCGAGATAATCCTCAGAGGGCATTCATGTCATGTGGCTTACAAATAATAAAACCATCTCTAATTGCAATCTACCCCGATGATATCTTTTCTCTCTCCAAATACTATCTTTATCCTTCAATTAGTCTCTATGGTCATGAAAATAGCGGCCATTTTTATCATGTCTCAAATCCAGAAGATTACGAAAACATATCTGAAATTATAAAATAG
- a CDS encoding TatD family hydrolase, with protein sequence MLVDSHCHLNMLPDSLESIKRANAAGVSYMQTICTKLSEIDELLNIVQEDGIFASCGVHPCHIKQDTDIPSVDRLVELSQHKKIIGFGETGLDYYYQQHNKQAQIKSFTNHIEASSMKGLPLIVHTRDADSDMSNILRSEYENSKFSGLIHCFTSDINFAKKVLDIDFYISISGIVTFKNAAAIVEVVKYVPLDRLLIETDSPYLAPVPMRGKQNEPAFVRFVAEKIAELKNISKEKVAEQTTNNFFKLFTKAA encoded by the coding sequence ATGTTAGTAGACTCTCACTGCCATTTAAATATGCTTCCCGACTCTTTAGAGTCAATCAAAAGAGCAAATGCTGCAGGAGTGAGTTACATGCAAACTATTTGTACAAAGCTAAGCGAAATAGATGAGTTACTTAATATTGTCCAAGAGGATGGAATTTTTGCTTCTTGCGGGGTTCATCCATGTCACATTAAGCAAGACACAGATATTCCATCTGTTGATAGGCTGGTAGAATTATCGCAGCATAAAAAAATTATAGGCTTTGGCGAAACAGGTTTAGACTACTACTACCAACAACATAACAAACAAGCACAAATCAAGTCTTTTACAAATCATATTGAAGCAAGCAGCATGAAAGGATTACCCCTGATAGTACACACCCGTGATGCAGATAGTGATATGAGCAACATTTTGAGATCTGAATATGAAAATAGCAAATTCTCAGGATTAATTCACTGCTTTACATCAGATATAAATTTTGCCAAGAAAGTTTTGGATATAGATTTTTACATCTCTATCTCTGGGATTGTAACCTTTAAAAATGCAGCTGCCATAGTAGAAGTTGTTAAATACGTACCTTTAGATAGGCTTCTAATAGAAACTGACTCTCCATACTTAGCCCCAGTTCCTATGCGTGGCAAACAAAATGAGCCTGCTTTTGTTAGGTTCGTAGCAGAGAAAATTGCAGAATTAAAAAACATCTCAAAAGAAAAAGTAGCCGAACAAACTACCAATAACTTCTTTAAACTTTTTACAAAAGCAGCATGA
- a CDS encoding TrbC/VirB2 family protein, producing the protein MRYDYKGNLLLRVLLFVLLSFWIATSANAMGSTASDVIGNSLCVLIHNLTGATAKAIGVLGIIIVAIGIMTGKMKHWTALPTIIGIFVLFGSSTLITYMAGVDVSGCS; encoded by the coding sequence ATGCGATATGATTATAAGGGTAATCTACTTTTAAGAGTTTTATTATTTGTTCTGCTTTCTTTTTGGATAGCCACTAGCGCCAATGCTATGGGCTCTACAGCAAGTGACGTTATAGGTAATAGCTTATGTGTACTAATTCATAATTTAACAGGCGCCACAGCTAAGGCTATTGGAGTTTTGGGTATTATTATTGTCGCAATCGGAATTATGACCGGCAAAATGAAACATTGGACTGCGTTGCCAACTATAATAGGTATATTTGTTCTTTTTGGTTCAAGTACCTTAATAACATACATGGCAGGTGTAGATGTTTCCGGCTGTTCTTAG
- the lspA gene encoding signal peptidase II has product MKDIIKRALISSIIIALMVWVDQYTKSFFIAYLKTRAGYILHINSFLDMVYSWNYGISMGLFDSHHKYSNAIFLVINSSIIAYLLLAYIIDKNSPKFYLVVIGGGAGNLFDRFTRGAVFDFISVHYQEYYFPAFNVADMFISLGVIMLFWEIFHQKKNGISNS; this is encoded by the coding sequence ATGAAAGATATAATAAAAAGAGCTTTGATATCGAGCATAATAATAGCTTTAATGGTCTGGGTAGATCAGTATACAAAAAGCTTTTTTATCGCTTACCTTAAAACTAGGGCTGGCTATATTTTGCACATAAATAGCTTTTTAGATATGGTTTATAGCTGGAATTATGGTATTAGCATGGGCTTATTTGATAGCCATCATAAATACAGTAATGCAATTTTTTTAGTCATAAACTCAAGCATCATAGCATATTTGCTCCTTGCTTATATAATAGATAAAAACTCACCTAAGTTTTATCTAGTAGTTATTGGAGGTGGTGCGGGTAATTTGTTTGATCGCTTTACAAGAGGAGCTGTATTTGATTTTATAAGCGTTCATTATCAAGAATATTATTTTCCTGCATTTAACGTCGCAGATATGTTTATTAGCTTAGGAGTGATTATGTTATTTTGGGAAATTTTTCATCAAAAAAAGAATGGAATATCAAATTCTTAA
- a CDS encoding NADP-dependent isocitrate dehydrogenase, which yields MSEFTNITVAYGDGIGPEIMEATLYVLKEAKAKITIKTIEIGEKLYQKKYTSGISEEAWDTIFKSKVLLKSPITTPQGGGYKSLNVTLRKALGLYANVRPVSSFYPFITTKHPKLDLVIIRENEEDLYAGIEYRHTHNTYESVKLISQTGCEKIIRYAFEYAVRNGRKKVTCFVKDNIMKFSDGIFHKVFTAIAAEYKGLQSEVLLMDIGTAKLATTPEKFDVIVTSNLYGDIISDVAAEISGSVGLAGSSNIGLDFAMFEAVHGSAPDIAGKGIANPSGLLNAAVAMLVHIGQAKTAALIENAIKKTIEDGIHTADIYKKESSKEKVSTMEFAKAVAKRLKQEPSKLPKASYPETKGKNFTFNINASSKKTLVGVDVFIDALNTTPNKIATKLKKLPKLDLVLKVIATKGLKVWPAQIDESILTDHWCLRFMGQNISHKDTVKLLEALAKEKIDFIKVEHLYEFDGQRGYSLFQGE from the coding sequence ATGTCAGAATTTACAAATATCACTGTTGCATATGGCGATGGCATTGGACCTGAAATCATGGAAGCAACTCTTTATGTTTTAAAAGAAGCTAAAGCAAAAATTACGATTAAAACGATAGAAATTGGGGAAAAGCTTTACCAAAAAAAGTATACATCAGGTATCAGCGAAGAAGCATGGGATACAATTTTTAAATCAAAAGTACTTTTAAAAAGTCCTATAACTACTCCTCAAGGTGGCGGATATAAAAGCCTGAATGTTACGTTGCGCAAAGCTTTAGGCCTTTACGCAAATGTACGCCCCGTATCTTCGTTTTACCCGTTTATCACAACAAAACATCCAAAACTTGACTTAGTGATTATTAGAGAAAATGAAGAAGATCTTTATGCCGGCATTGAATATCGTCATACGCATAACACATATGAATCAGTTAAACTAATCAGCCAAACGGGATGCGAAAAAATTATTCGCTATGCTTTCGAATATGCAGTGCGTAATGGCCGCAAAAAAGTAACCTGTTTTGTGAAAGATAATATTATGAAATTCTCAGATGGAATATTTCACAAAGTCTTTACTGCCATTGCTGCAGAATATAAAGGTTTACAATCTGAGGTTTTACTAATGGACATAGGTACGGCAAAGCTTGCCACAACTCCCGAAAAATTTGATGTCATCGTTACTTCTAACTTGTACGGAGATATTATTTCAGATGTTGCAGCTGAGATTTCAGGATCGGTGGGACTTGCAGGATCCAGTAACATAGGCCTTGATTTTGCTATGTTTGAAGCTGTCCATGGTAGTGCACCCGATATTGCAGGCAAAGGTATAGCAAACCCATCTGGTCTTTTAAATGCCGCTGTTGCGATGCTAGTGCATATAGGTCAAGCAAAAACTGCCGCCTTAATTGAAAATGCTATAAAGAAAACTATAGAAGATGGTATTCACACTGCAGACATATACAAAAAAGAATCTTCTAAAGAAAAAGTATCAACTATGGAATTTGCAAAAGCTGTTGCTAAAAGATTAAAGCAAGAACCAAGTAAACTTCCTAAAGCATCTTACCCCGAAACAAAAGGTAAAAATTTTACATTTAATATAAATGCAAGTAGCAAGAAGACTTTAGTGGGGGTTGATGTGTTTATAGACGCTCTTAATACAACCCCAAATAAGATAGCTACAAAATTAAAAAAACTACCAAAATTAGATCTAGTGCTAAAAGTAATTGCGACAAAAGGATTAAAAGTATGGCCTGCGCAAATCGACGAAAGTATATTAACCGATCATTGGTGTTTACGCTTTATGGGTCAGAATATTTCTCATAAAGATACTGTAAAGCTACTGGAAGCTCTTGCAAAAGAGAAAATAGACTTTATAAAAGTAGAACATTTATATGAGTTTGACGGTCAGCGTGGGTATAGTTTATTTCAAGGAGAGTAA
- the metG gene encoding methionine--tRNA ligase → MRYYVTSPIYYVNDKPHIGHAYTSIACDIIARFQRLSGKEVRFMTGTDEHGQKIQKSAQNADIDPQEFVDKVSENFRELANKTDISYDTFLRTTSENHKKCVKHVWSELVKGGHIYLGKYAGWYSVRDEAFYQESELDENRLAPSGSAVEWVEEPCYFFALSKWQKPLLDFYAANPDFVKPVSRFNEVISFVKSGLQDLAVSRKSITWGIPVPDDEEQVIYVWLDALTCYISSLGIFDKEGSFKEFWPANVHIVGKDILRFHAVYWPAFLMALGLQPPKQIMAHGWWTNEGVKMSKSLNNTIDPMELVKDYSTDYLRYFLFREISFGEDGNFSKESFINRVNNELNNKIGNLCQRVLSFIFNKCEGQLQVDSVNDELFKNANELLGNMQKHMQNFALHLMLEAIINLADQSNKYMEEKAPWTLMKSDRKAAEEALFVLVEVIRYIAISLQPFLPESANKILDQLGVPQDQRKFSCLSENFALRSFKINALPTPVFAKIC, encoded by the coding sequence ATGCGTTACTACGTTACCTCCCCTATTTATTATGTAAATGACAAACCTCATATAGGACATGCTTATACTTCTATAGCTTGCGATATTATAGCAAGATTTCAGCGCCTTAGTGGCAAGGAAGTAAGATTCATGACCGGCACTGATGAGCATGGTCAGAAAATACAAAAGTCAGCACAAAATGCCGATATCGATCCACAAGAGTTTGTAGATAAAGTGTCTGAAAATTTCCGCGAATTAGCAAATAAGACAGATATTTCTTATGATACCTTTTTGCGTACTACTTCTGAAAATCATAAAAAGTGCGTAAAACACGTGTGGTCAGAATTAGTAAAAGGCGGGCATATTTATTTAGGTAAGTATGCGGGATGGTACAGCGTGCGAGATGAAGCATTTTACCAAGAGAGTGAGCTTGATGAAAATCGTTTAGCTCCTAGTGGATCAGCAGTCGAGTGGGTAGAAGAGCCTTGTTACTTTTTTGCCCTTTCGAAATGGCAAAAGCCTTTACTAGACTTTTACGCAGCAAATCCTGATTTCGTAAAGCCTGTAAGTAGATTTAATGAAGTTATATCTTTTGTCAAATCAGGCTTGCAAGACTTAGCAGTTTCGCGCAAAAGCATTACCTGGGGCATTCCAGTTCCTGACGATGAGGAGCAAGTGATATATGTATGGCTTGATGCTTTGACATGTTATATATCGTCTTTAGGCATTTTTGATAAAGAGGGTAGTTTTAAAGAATTTTGGCCCGCAAATGTTCATATTGTAGGAAAAGATATTTTGCGTTTTCATGCTGTATATTGGCCAGCTTTTTTGATGGCATTGGGTCTTCAGCCTCCAAAGCAAATCATGGCCCACGGCTGGTGGACTAATGAAGGAGTCAAGATGTCTAAATCTTTAAATAATACCATTGATCCAATGGAATTGGTTAAAGATTACAGCACAGACTATTTACGTTATTTCTTATTCAGAGAAATTAGCTTTGGTGAAGATGGGAATTTTTCAAAAGAAAGTTTTATAAATCGAGTTAACAACGAATTAAACAACAAAATTGGTAACTTATGTCAGCGAGTTCTAAGCTTTATATTTAATAAATGTGAGGGACAGCTTCAAGTAGACAGCGTCAATGATGAATTATTTAAAAATGCAAATGAGCTTTTAGGAAATATGCAAAAGCATATGCAGAATTTTGCTCTGCATTTGATGTTAGAAGCTATTATTAACTTAGCTGATCAATCTAATAAGTACATGGAAGAAAAAGCTCCTTGGACTTTAATGAAAAGTGATAGAAAAGCAGCAGAAGAGGCATTGTTTGTTTTAGTAGAGGTAATTAGATATATAGCAATTAGCCTGCAGCCATTTTTGCCAGAATCTGCTAATAAGATATTGGATCAGCTAGGCGTACCTCAAGATCAACGCAAGTTTAGCTGTTTAAGCGAAAATTTTGCTTTGAGAAGTTTTAAGATTAATGCCCTTCCAACACCAGTATTTGCTAAGATATGTTAG
- a CDS encoding TrbC/VirB2 family protein, producing the protein MRCNNKDSVSFRVLLLILLSFWITTSANAMGSTASDIIGNNLCILVDNLTGSTAKAIGVLAMILLAFGIMTGKVNAWTAMSTIIGIFVLFGVSNLLLYISGTSTTGCI; encoded by the coding sequence ATGCGGTGTAATAATAAAGATAGTGTATCATTTAGAGTCTTATTATTGATCCTACTTTCTTTCTGGATAACTACTAGCGCTAACGCTATGGGTTCTACAGCAAGTGATATTATCGGTAACAACTTATGCATACTGGTTGATAACTTAACTGGTTCTACAGCAAAGGCTATCGGTGTGTTAGCGATGATACTTCTAGCTTTTGGTATTATGACTGGCAAAGTTAATGCTTGGACAGCTATGTCAACAATTATAGGTATTTTTGTGCTTTTCGGTGTGTCAAACTTATTATTATATATCTCTGGTACTTCTACCACGGGTTGTATATAA
- a CDS encoding TrbC/VirB2 family protein: MQYNKGNLALRVLMFIFLSFWIASSANAMGSTASDIIGNNLCTLVKNLTGSTAKAIGVLAMILVSFGVMTGKVNTWTAMSTVIGIFVLFGASSLVLYISGSSTTGCV, from the coding sequence ATGCAATACAATAAAGGTAACTTAGCTCTCAGAGTTTTGATGTTTATTTTTCTTTCTTTCTGGATAGCCTCTAGCGCTAACGCTATGGGTTCTACAGCAAGTGATATTATCGGTAATAACTTATGTACACTAGTTAAAAACTTAACTGGTTCTACAGCAAAAGCTATTGGCGTACTCGCAATGATACTTGTATCTTTTGGTGTTATGACTGGTAAAGTAAATACCTGGACTGCAATGTCAACAGTTATAGGTATTTTTGTGCTCTTCGGTGCATCTAGCTTAGTATTATATATTTCAGGTAGTAGTACTACAGGTTGCGTTTAG
- a CDS encoding YgfZ/GcvT domain-containing protein encodes MEYQILNRSVIKISGDDKHKFLSSITTNIVDQDQLSYQLILSATGRLICDFFVFPGIDEYFLDTGLKDRLLSTLIKYKMRSKVLITEEDLQVVYSDQPFGKMSFKDSRYDKLRYRSIVSDGLDKGSDLYMQDKYDYGIPDGEIDMIPDKTIPVEFGIDILNGISYTKGCYPGQEVIARAKHQGVVRKRLYLLEAENDIASSNGAEILHQGEKIGALCSSYKNKGICLLRKEEPFLEASLEDKTIKMKIAPWY; translated from the coding sequence ATGGAATATCAAATTCTTAACAGATCAGTTATCAAGATTTCAGGAGATGACAAACATAAATTTTTATCTTCCATCACAACTAACATAGTTGATCAAGACCAACTAAGCTACCAACTTATTCTGTCTGCAACTGGACGTTTAATTTGCGATTTTTTTGTTTTTCCTGGAATAGATGAATATTTTTTAGATACTGGCTTAAAAGATAGACTGCTTAGTACTTTGATAAAATATAAAATGCGCTCCAAGGTGCTTATAACAGAAGAAGATTTACAAGTTGTATATTCTGATCAACCGTTTGGTAAGATGTCATTTAAAGACTCAAGGTATGATAAACTAAGATACAGAAGTATTGTCTCTGATGGTTTGGATAAAGGGAGTGATTTATATATGCAAGATAAGTATGATTATGGAATACCCGATGGAGAAATCGATATGATTCCAGATAAAACAATTCCTGTTGAATTCGGTATAGATATCTTAAATGGCATTAGTTATACAAAGGGATGCTATCCAGGTCAAGAAGTTATAGCCAGAGCTAAGCATCAAGGAGTCGTACGTAAACGCTTATATTTATTAGAAGCAGAAAACGATATTGCAAGTTCCAATGGCGCTGAAATATTGCATCAAGGCGAAAAAATAGGCGCTTTATGTTCAAGCTATAAAAATAAAGGCATATGTTTGCTTCGAAAAGAAGAGCCATTTTTAGAAGCTTCACTAGAAGATAAGACAATTAAGATGAAGATAGCGCCATGGTATTAG